GGCAAAGGACTAGGTGAACAGAGAAAATCTGATAAAACAATAAAGATTCCATACCCCTTCTGAGAGAACATTCAAGCTGTCCTCAGACATACTCAGTGTTTTTCCTCAGCAGTTACCTGGTTTCCAGCTTACCAGCTAAGACCATcattaagaagagaaagaaggtgtGAAATGAGTAGGTACAAACTACATTAAGGTAAAGGCCTGGACAAATCAAAGCATTTCCTTCAACAGAATCAGATACCAAGGGCAATTGCTTTTGACAAATAATAGTTCACAGGTCTTCTTcggatatttttgaaaaaaaaaaatttatactagAGATCACAAAAATAAGACAGAACAATGTTATAAATCCTTTATTTAGTAGGCATTGTTTATTCCAGCTTGTAAAGTTCAGTAGTGCTTGATATAAGTTTTTAAGCCTATAAATGAACCTCTTAGCTTAATGCTCCAGGTACACCGGGATAAATGGGAAGTGAGCTTATTAAGTGAGGAAAAGACTAGGTAGGCTTTCCCTTTCAAACACCTATTTAGAAAGGAAGAATTTGATTATGTTCCAAAGACCAGTATGAAagcactataaaataataaatattctataCCAACCAGTTTGTTTCAAGCTATTCATAAGATTTTATAATGTGTAtaaacacatatgtgtatgtgtgcatgtgtatatacatgacacattgtttttaaaaatgggtgtGGATTTTGCAATTTTTACAAAACTACCATGATTAACACAGACATCCATTTTAGAGTGATCAAATCTCCCCCAAATGAAAGTTTCTCTCTGATGTCATACTCCACTTATCTTGACCACAGAATGAAAATGGTTTCAAATTGTTCTTaattgtgaaattaaaaaataaagagagaacacATCACCTCTTGCACCATCAGATCCAGGAGGATTATGGATCCTGGTACACCCAGGAGGATTAGAAGAGACCTCCAAGAATAGAGAGCCGAAATGCTTAGGGCTCTCCCATTGGGCCTTTAAACTAGGGTGATGTGGGGAGAAACCGTTCTCTTCTATACGTCACAATGGCAGGCTGAGGACCAGTTCAAGAACAGAAATGCCACTGTCATTGTTGGTGCATTTTCTCAAAAGGCTCAATTTCTCTACCCGCTAAAGCTTGGCAAAAAGCTAGCTGGCTAAATGATTAAGGGAAACGacagacatttttaaattctgtaataatttttaaaattcgaTTTAAATACTCTCACTCAAAAACCTAAGAGTTACTCAATTTGGGACATGCTGGTATATATTTGCTATTGAATTCCAACATACCCCTCGCCAAAAACACAacctaaaggaaaaaagaaagaaacccgtACACATAGCTCTCTAAATCATAATGAAACTCAGTACTAAGGAGTACAGAGGGTACAATCCGTGGCACCTACAAGACAGCTAGACAGCCACCCCAGCCAGAAGATGGACCCTGATATACTGAAGGTGGTCAATATCAAGTTCTCATCAAAAAGGACAAAAGAGATGATTTCCATTGCTGCCACGTGTTATTCCACCAGGATGTACTGACAATACTTAAGCATAAAGCCCTGTTAACATAACCTGCCACTGCAGAAAATGTCATATTTGATATACACAATAAATCCCTTTTTGGGTGGTAAAAACAAACTAGcccaaaaagaaatctaaatggcCATAACCTGGAAAACAGATCATCTGAAAGAAAGTCAGCCATCAAAGGTATATCATGGCTTCTGTTAGGTAACGGGAAAAAAAGGATCATTACGAACTTAACCAGCTTCACCCCAACGGCTGCCTTCTTCCTCCCCCTATCAGTAGATTTCCATCTGGACGCCATTCGCCTTTTGGAATCCTTAACGAAACaatgaggaaggggtccagaggaaaacagaaagtgTTAGGATCCTGACAAGGTaaccattttcttctctctggttTTCGTAGGCCATCTTGTTCGAATAAACGCCAAGATGTCTTAATTTTCCCCAAGTGGTGTCACTGGAGGCAACGCCCACTGACAGTTTTGAGGCCACAGTCCCTTAATCAAATGACCAACAAAGATCTGTCAAACGTTTAATTGATGCAAATTAAGAAAGACCCTCACTGCGGTAAGATATGTTACGGGGAAAAAGAACAATGAGCAGTACTAGAAAGAAAAAATCGCAGTGTGCGGGTACAAAATATTTAATCCACAATTTGCCCTCATCATCGAGGTAAATCTTAATTTTGATCAACTGAAATCagtaagaaagcaaaagagaggcagcctggaaaagaagaaacatacaCACAGGCGGGAAAAACTGTCATTGGTGTCCAAGGGTTTCCCGCAATATTTAGGGCAAACGCCTTTGTTCGTCGGCTCGGGAGGGGAGTGGGTGGCTGGATGATGGAGATGGGATGGGGCTGCCGGGCCCTCCACACCCAGCTCTCGGGCGCATGCGCGAGGCCAAGACAAAGGAATAGGTAATTACAGTCCCGATTCATTCATTTTGCCTGCAGTACTGGGGGTCTGTTAGCCCGGGCTGTAATCCCTGGGGGAAGGGGGGAAGTCGGTCCACACCCCTATAGCAGAAGGCCATTTCGATGCTAGTGTTGGGTTTTAGCCCGCCCACAGTGCGAGTGGCGGCGGGGGAGACAGAGGTGTGTCAACCCTGTACAAGGTACTCAAAAATGCACACATGTGCGCTGTGCTAATTTCAACAGAGTGAAAATTACACGGGCAAAGGCTGTCCACCGAGTTCGTTTCAAGGCGGAAATGTCTCTGGGGAAGCAGATAAGGAGCCCGGCCAAGCGTTCGATGAATATTCATGAAAAGAATGCGGTTTGCAGCCGCGCATTGTGCGTGCGATCGGATCCAGGAttcctcaatttttatttttctggagttGGAGGGGGGACGGGGACTGGGGGAGCAGAAACCGGGCGTCGGGTTTCAGCGTGAGCGCTTTGGGCAAAAGCTGTTCAACCCCAACCCCGCGCTCCCAGCCTGGCTGAGCTCCGCTAAGGCCGCGCGCTGTCACAAGCCCACACCCCCCCGAGCCCGGGCCGGGGCCAGGGCCGGGGCTCAGGGCGGAGGCGCCATGCGCATTCTTGGAACAGAAGGCTCGAAAAATCAAATCGCTCCAAGGCAGCCCACGGATTAGTAGGAAGGCAGCAATTCCGCCACCGATGAGGCTGGGGCTCCGATCTGCTCGGGAGGTGCTTCCGAGTGCATGTTGCCGTGTGAACCTCGTATTCCTTGGCAACCAGAACCAAGATCCTGGAGTCCCACAGGTCGGGAAAACCCGTTTGCCAAAGCAAAAACCGGCCCCTTCCTTCGGATCGAGCCAGATCCCTGTCTTCTTTCTCCCCGGACtcccgccccaccccaccccccaccctccatCTTTGGCGGCTGCGCCCCTCGCCCCGAGCGCTTTCTCCCGGGCTGGGAAGGGCTCCGGTGACAGAAGCGCTCCTTTCAGCCCACAGAACCGTCTCCCCGGGACTCCACGCGCTTAGGGCGTTTCGCATTCGGCAATTCCTCCCTCACCCGTAGCTTCTCTCCCCGACAGCCCCCTCCCCCCAGCTCCGCCTAACAGCCTCGCCTCCCCCCTCGCCCTCCCCACCCTGCGAGCGGCCTTAGCCGCCCACTTCGGGGCCCCCCATCACCCGGGATCCCCGAAGTGCACAGAGGGTCCACAGGCCCTCGCCGTCTACTTCATGCCCGCACCCCTGCTCCCCGCTTTGCTGAGGGAGAGCCGGGGGCTGCGGGGCGGGGCGCGGCGGGGGACGGAGGCCCCCGGGTCCGCACGGCACGGGGCCACAGGGCGCGCCTCCTTACCGGCTCTGGGTGCCTGTGCAGCCCCTGGGTGAGCGCGGTGCCGCCGAGGGGCCGGGGTCGCTGACCTCGTCCGGCTGGTGCCTGGCCTCTGGCGGAGGCTCTCTCCCGGCTCGACGGCGGAGCCCGGAGCTAGGAGCCAGTTGGAGCGCTGCCGCCGCCGTCGTCGCCGCTGCCGCtactgccgccgccgccgccgctgcagcCTCTGCATTTCTCGCGCTcgctccccctccccttcctgccCAGCGCCCTCCCCCCCGCGCGTCTGCCcgcccagcctccctcctcccgCGCTCCCCGCCCGCCGctttcccctccctccagcccGGTGCCCCGCCcgcctcccctccactccctccaGCTCggtgctccccaccccctgcactccctctactccctccctATCCATCCCTCCGGCGCagaccctcccctctcctccagccCCAACACGCCCGCCTCCACTTCACTCCCCCCAGCTCTGGgccctcacctcccctcccctccagcaCAGTCACCCCcatttctctcccctcctccatcctggtccctcccttccccccacctctcccccctccctccaaCCCAGTGCCCCGCCAATGTTTCCTAACTGCCCTCTATTCAGATCCCCCTccgcctcccctctcctcccctccattCCGGtgccccccttcccccttcccccgcCGCGC
This Callithrix jacchus isolate 240 chromosome 2, calJac240_pri, whole genome shotgun sequence DNA region includes the following protein-coding sequences:
- the LOC118151635 gene encoding uncharacterized protein LOC118151635 codes for the protein MRFAAAHCACDRIQDSSIFIFLELEGGRGLGEQKPGVGFQRERFGQKLFNPNPALPAWLSSAKAARCHKPTPPRARAGARAGAQGGGAMRILGTEGRAGGCGAGRGGGRRPPGPHGTGPQGAPPYRLWVPVQPLGERGAAEGPGSLTSSGWCLASGGGSLPARRRSPELGASWSAAAAVVAAAATAAAAAAAASAFLALAPPPLPAQRPPPRASARPASLLPRSPPAAFPSLQPGAPPASPPLPPARCSPPPALPLLPPYPSLRRRPSPLLQPQHARLHFTPPSSGPSPPLPSSTVTPISLPSSILVPPFPPPLPPPSNPVPRQCFLTALYSDPPPPPLSSPPFRCPPSPFPRRAWAVRGLLSLSLSLPPPPLLIYSERLEKCLGSRSDLGSCLEVMPDAQGTSYASQTPVQPAPDDGCDSATTAGSEVGVSPSCASGRRSCKRIAHLGRLRTCIYTRRRTRGAEPRRLQLQGGAAAEVQVAELATSPLGGCSRDLGEEGGKRRGERGRRCF